In Candidatus Dormiibacterota bacterium, a single genomic region encodes these proteins:
- a CDS encoding STAS domain-containing protein — translation MKLKTRDSGDVRILELSGKLVLGEPVDTLGKTTKGLIDEGHNKIVVSLKGVEYVDSAGIGELVAAKKRAVEKKGDVKLLMPNQTVYNVLSMLSLHLIFDIHQDEAKAVRAFAS, via the coding sequence ATGAAGCTGAAGACCCGGGATTCAGGAGACGTGCGCATCCTCGAACTGAGCGGCAAGCTCGTGCTTGGTGAGCCGGTGGACACGCTTGGAAAGACCACGAAGGGGCTGATCGACGAGGGGCACAACAAGATCGTCGTCAGCCTCAAGGGCGTCGAGTACGTGGACAGCGCCGGCATCGGCGAGCTCGTGGCCGCCAAGAAGCGGGCCGTCGAGAAGAAGGGGGACGTGAAGCTCCTGATGCCGAACCAGACCGTGTACAACGTGCTCTCGATGCTGTCCCTGCACCTGATCTTCGACATCCATCAGGACGAAGCCAAGGCCGTGCGGGCCTTCGCGTCCTGA